In the genome of Nonomuraea sp. NBC_00507, the window CCGCCCGCGTGCCGCTGTCACGCGGGCGAGCTGGACGACGCCGGTGGGCGTCACACCGCGCCGAAGATCAGCTTCTGGCGGCGCCGGTGCCCGCGGTTCAGCAGCGCGAGCAGGAGCGCCAGCACCGGCCCCGCCACCCTTCGGAGCTCGGCCAGCTCGTCGGGGCGCGCGTACTGGCCGATCCGCGGCAGCTCGAAGCCGAGGTCGCCGTCCTTGCTCACGGCGTTCTCGACCGTGTTCCAGTCCGGCCCGGACACGTATTTGGCGATGATCGGGAAGAGCAGGCGTTCCTCCTGCTCGATGTGCTCGTCCAGCAGGTCGGCGAGGGTGCCGAGGGCCACGGCCATCCGCTTGGCGGCCACCGGGTCCTTGCCGAGCCGGGTGGCGAACCAGCTGATCTCCTCCAGCAGCCGCTCCAGCTGGGCGTGGTCGTCGCTCAGCTCGCTCAGGTCCACCTCGGCGCCGGCGGAACGCACGATGACCGGCCACAACACGGCGTCCTCGGCCTGGTGGTGATGGTGGATGCCGTCGCACAGCTTGGTGGCGAACGTGGCGATCGCGGTGAGCCTGGCCGCGTCGGCCGGCTCGTCGCCGGTCGCGAGCCGGTCCATCAACCTGGCCAGACGGCGGGCGTCGTGGCGCATGGCGCGGTGGGCGAGACGGATTCCGAGCAGGTTGGGCGCCATCGTGATGCTCCTCCTCTTGGGTAGGGCACCAGCGTGCGCCGCCGCTCTGGCTCTTCTCTTGGTACCGGCTTGGTATGTGCTGGGACTCCTAGTGAGCCACCCTGTCCGCGCCGATCCGCCGCATGCGTTCGGCGCCCCATTCTCCCAAGGGGGCAAGGGCGGCGTTGAGCGAGACGCCCTGCTCTGTCAGGGAATACTCCACCTTCGGCGGCACCTCGCGATAGACCTCACGATGGACGAGCCCGTCTTCTTCCATCTCCCGCAGATGCTGAATCAGCATCTTCTCGCTGACGCCCGGCAGGCCGCGCCGGAGCTCGGCGAAGCGACGGGTCCCGTAGTTGTGCAGCTCCCAGAGGATCAGCGACTTCCACTTGCCGGCGACCACGTCCATCGCCGCGTCGATGCCGCAGAAGTAGGGACCACTCCGTGCTGATGTCGCCATCCGCCCTCCAAGATGCACTTACCAGAAGGTGAGTACCTGACTAAATAGTCCGTACTGGTCAACTCTACCGGTAGCGGAGAGGATCTAGCCGAACGACGAATCACGAGGGGAATCCGTACATGACGACCAACGACAGCGTCCAGGTGAGTGTTCTCGGGCTGGGCGCGATGGGCGGCGCTCTCGCGGGCGCCTTGGTGAAGGCCGGATACGCGACAACGGTCTGGAACCGTTCGGCGGGGAAGGCGGATGATCTCGTCGCGCAGGGCGCGAAGGCCGCCGCCACGGCCGGCGACGCGGTTCGGGCCAGTCGGCTGGTGATCGCATGCCTGCTGGACCACGCGTCGGTCCACGAGGTGCTTGATCCGCTCTCCGATGACCTGGCCGGACGAACCTTGATCAACGTCACCACGACGTCGCCGGCTCAGTCACGGGAATTGGCCGCCTGGGCCGCCGCTGCCGGCGTCGCGTATCTGGACGGCGGCATCATGGCGGTCCCACACATGATCGGCCAGGCTGGGTCATCGATCCTCTACAGCGGGTCGGCCGATGTCTTCCAGCAGTACAAGCCGCTGCTCGACCTGTGGGGAACCAGCACCTATTTCGGGGAGGACGCCGGGCTGGCGTCCCTGTACGACCTGGCGCTCCTTGCGGGCATGTACGTCATGTTCGCCGGATTCATGCACGGCGCCGCCATGGTGGCGCCGGCCGGAGTGACGGCGGGCGAGTTCGCCGGCATGGCCGCACCTTGGCTGACCGCCATGACCGGCGGGTTCCAAGGGTTCGCCGCGGTCATCGACGGCGGGGACTACACCGTCGAAGGGCTGCAGAGCCTCGAGTTCTCCGATCTCGGCCACATCCTGGCCGCCAGCTCCGACCAGGGCATCAGCACCGAGGTGGTCGCCATGGTCCAGCGGCTCATCCAACGCCAGATCGACGCGGGCCACGGCAGGGAGGGCTTCGCCCGGATCTTCGAGAGCATCAAGCAACCGGTCTGATTGGGCCTGGCGTCACGCTCGAGCCAGCGCCTTCTGGTAGCAGCGGGTCAGGGGCGCGTCCACGTACTTGCCGTAGGGCTCGGTGAGCGTGTACGCGCACCGCTCGTAGAGCGCGATGGCCTCGGGTTGCCGCACGCCGGTGGCCAGGCGCAGCCGCCGGTAACCCAGCTCGCGGGCCAGGTCCTCCAGCGCCGACAGCAGTGACGTGGCGATGCCCCGGCCGCGATGGCCGGGAACCACGTACATCCGCTTGAGCTCCCCGGTGACGGCGTCCACGGGCTGGACGGCGCCGCAGGCGACGGCCTGGCCGGCCACGGACGCCACGAGATATCTGGCCCCTTCCTTGACCTGCGAACGCCCGTCGGGCCCGTAACGGGCGACCAGCTCCGCGAACGCCGCGTCCAGCAACGTGGCCAGCTCGCCGTCGTCGGCGGTGCGCTCCTCGATCACCAGCATGGCGACATGTTAGAGGCCGAGGACCTCGGCGGGGTCGGCGAGGACCCGCTGGATGACCAGCCCGGCCGCGCCCAGCACCGCCGCGTCCGCGCCGATCCCCGAGACGACGAGGGGCGGCGGCGTGCCGCGCATGTGACCGAGCCGGGTCCCGAGCCCGTCCGCCACCGGACCTTCCAGCCAGGGGAACAGCGGGGCGAAGATCCCGCCGAGCACGATCCTGCCGGGGTCGAGCAGGTGCACCGCAGAGGTGAGCGCCACACCGAGGGCGTGCCCGGCGTGCTCGCACGACTCCAGCGCGCGCCGATCACCCGACTCCAGGCGGGCCACCAGCGCGGCCACCGAGTCCAGGGGGCCGAGCAGAGCGTCCTGTCCCGCGTACACCTCCAGGCAGCCGCGCCCGCCGCACCGGCACGCGGGCCCGTCGGGCACGACGACGACGTGGCCCAGCTCGCCGGCCTGCCCGAACGTGCCGCGGAACACCGTGTCGCCGACGACGAGCCCCGCTCCGATGCCGATCTCGCCGGAGACGTACAGGAAGTCCGTGGCCCGCGAGCCGAACCACAGCTCGCCCAGCGCCGCCAGGTTGGCCTCGTTGTCGATGGTGAGGTCGTCCACCCGCACGTCGCGCCAGCCCAGGTGTGGGGCGTGACGCAGCACCCCGCCTTCCACGGTCCCCGGCACGGCCAGGGCGGCGCCGATGACCCGCAACCCGGCCGACTCGGCCTCGACGGTGGTCTCCTTCACCAGGTCGCGCAGCCGCTCCAGGATCTCCGCCGGGTTCGAGTTGCGGTTGTCGGCCGGCTGGGTGCGGCGCAGCCGTACGGTGCGGGTGAGGTCGACGACGCAGGCGGCCAGGTAGTCGATGTTGATCTCCAGCCCGAGCGTGGCCACCCGATGGCCGCTCAGGCTCACCGCCACGCCGGGGCGACCGCGCTCGCCGCCGCGCACCGCGCCGCTCTCGGTCACCACCCCCGCCTCCAGCAGGTCCGCGACCAGGCTCGACACGGTGGTCTTGGTCAATCCGGTCATCTCAGCGAGCGCGGCCCGGGTGTGAGGTCCTGTTCCGTGGATGGCGCCGAGTACTACGGCCAAGTTACGGGCACGCATGGAATCATGCCGGACACCTCTTGACGACACCCCATCCACCTCCTCAGGATTATGTACAGATTATGGACTAATATCAGGGAGCGCACGCAAATGACCGCATTCACCCCGACCCCGGACGACCGCTTCTCCTTCGGCCTGTGGACCGTGGGCTGGCAGGCGCGCGACCCGTTCGGCGACGCCTCCCGCCCCGCGCTCGACCCGGTGGAGACCGTGCACCGCCTGGCCGAGCTGGGCGCCTACGGCGTCAGCTTCCACGACGACGACCTGCTCGCCGTCGAGCCCGACCGGGACAAGGCCATCGCCGCCTTCAGGAAGGCCCTGGACGAGACCGGCATGAAGGTCCCGGCGGCCACCACGAACCTGTTCACCCACCCGGTGTTCAAGGACGGCGCCTTCACCAGCAACGACCGCGACGTGCGCCGCTACGCCCTGCGCAAGGTCATGCGCAACCTCGACCTGGCCGCCTCGCTCGGCGCGAAGACGTACGTGTGCTGGGGCGGGCGCGAGGGCGCCGAGTCCGACGCCGCCAAGGACGTCAAGGCCGCCATGGACCGCTACAAGGAGGGCCTGGACCTCATCTGCCAGTACGTCATCGACAAGGGCTACGACATCCGCTTCGCCATCGAGCCCAAGCCGAACGAGCCCCGCGGCGACATCCTCCTGCCCACGATCGGCCACGCCCTGGCCCTGATCAACGAGCTGGAGCACCCCGAGATGGTGGGCGTGAACCCCGAGGTCGGCCACGAGCAGATGGCCGGGCTCAACTTCGTGCACGGCATCGCCCAGGCCCTGTGGCGCGGCAAGCTCTTCCACATCGACCTCAATGGCCAGCACGGCCCGAAGTACGACCAGGACCTGATCTTCGGGCACGGCGATCTGAAGAGCGCGTTCTTCCTGGTGGACCTGCTGGAGTCGCACGGCTACGACGGCCCGCTGGTCTTCGACTACAAGCCGCTGCGTACCGATGACCCCGAGGACGTGTGGGTCTCGGCCGCGGCGAACATGCGCACCTACCTGATCCTCAAGGACAAGGCCGCCAAGTTCCGCCAGGACCCCGAGGTCCAGGAGGCCATCCGCGCCTCGCGCGTGGACGAGCTGGCCCAGCCCACGCTGGCGGCGGGTGAGACCTGGCAGGACCTGGCCAAGGACGACTTCGACGTCGAGGCGGCGGCCCTGCGCGGCTTCCACTTCACCCGGCTCAACCAGCTCGCGCTCGAGCACCTCATGGGGGTCCGCGGATGAGCAAACCGGTCAGCGTCCAGCTGTACACGGTCAGGGAGGCGATGGCCGCCGACCGCGATGCCGTCTTACGGCGCATCGCGGAGCTCGGCTACCAGGCGGTGGAGCCTTACGACCCGACGGCCGACCCCAAGGGCTTCCGCCAGATGGCCGACGACCTGGGGCTGAGCGTGTCGAGCACGCACGCCTACGCGCTGCTCAGCCAGGAGCCCGCGAAGGTCTTCGACGCCATCGCCACGGTCGGCACCGACCTGGTGATCCTCCCCGGCGGCATCGCCGAGGAGGAGTTCACCACCCGCGACGGCCTCCAGCGCACCGCCGACCTGCTGAACGGCCTGGCCGAGCAGGCGGCGGGGCACGGCATGCGAATGGGCTACCACAACCACTGGTGGGAGATCGAGCCGCAGGTCGAGGGCCGGCACGCCATCGAGGTGCTGGCCGACCTGCTCGCCCCCGAGGTCTTCCTGGAGATCGACACCTACTGGGCGGCCGTGGGCGGCGCCGACGTGCCCGCCCTGCTCGGCCGCCTGGCCGAGCGCACGCTGGCGCTGCACGTCAAGGACGGGCCGGTGGTCAAGGGCGAGCCGCACGTCGCGGTGGGCCAGGGCGTCATGCCCGTGCCCGGCATCCTGGCCGCCGCGCCCGCTGCCTGGCGCATCGTCGAGCTCGACGAGTGCGCGACCGACATCTTCGCCGCTCTCGCGGACAGTCACGCCTATCTCACCTCCTTGGAGGGCTCTTGAGTCATGGCCCCGTCGGCGTCGCCCTGGTCGGCGCCGGAAACATCAGTGGCCAGTACCTCCGCAACCTCACCGCCTTCCCCGACGTGCGCGTGCTCGGCGTCGGGGACCTCGACGCCGAGCGTGCCGCCGAGGTCGCGCGGGAGTACGACGTCCCCGTGTCGGGCCACCTCGGGACGGTGCTCGCCGTGCCCGAGGTCGAGATCGTCGTCAACCTCACCATCCCGTCCGCGCACGCGGCCGTCGCGCTGGAGTCGCTGCGCGCGGGCAAGCACGTGTACGGCGAGAAGCCCTTCGCCATGAACACCGACGACGGAACGAAGATCATGACCGAGGCCGCCAACCTCGGCCTGCGGGTCGGTGGCGCCCCCGACACCTTCCTCGGCGCCGGGCTCCAGTCCACGGTGCACGCCCTGCGCTCGGGCGTCATCGGCGAGCCGGTCGCCGTCACGGCGGCCACGCAGAGCCTCGGCCCGGAGTCCTGGCATCCCAACCCCGAGTTCTTCTACCAGCCCGGCGGCGGGCCGCTGTTCGACCTCGGCCCCTACTACCTGACCGCCCTGGTGTCCCTGCTCGGCCCCGTCGCCCGGGTGGCGGCGGACAGCCGCAGGGCCCGTGACCAGCGGGTTGTCGGCTCGGGGCCGAAGGCAGGGAAGATCTTCCCGGTGGACGTGCCGACCCACGTCAACGCCCTGCTCGACTTCCCGGGCACGGCCACGGCGGCGGCCACGTTCAGCTTCGACTCGGCCGTCAACCGCAGGATGATCGAGATCATCGGCACCGAGGGCGCGCTGTCGCTCCCCGACCCGAACACCTTCGAGGGGCCGCTGCTGGCCCGCGGCCTGCACGACACCGACTGGCGGGAACTGCCCCTGTCCGGCACCACGGCCGGGCGCGGCATCGGCGTCCTGGACATGGCCAGGTCGATCCGCGCGGGCACGGCGCATCGGGCGTCCGGTGAGCTGGCGTACCACGTGCTGGAGCTCATGGTCGCCATCGCCGATTCCGGCGAACGATCGGAGTTCCGCCCGATCGCCTCGAGCCTGACCGCGCCGGAGCCGCTTCCCGCCGCGTGGGACCCGTACGCGCGCACGCTGCCCTGAGCTTCGCGAATACGTTGGCCTGAGCCACCGGGAACCGCGAGAATGGCCCGATGGCTACGAGTGGCGAGACCGACTGGGTGTCCAGGTTCGCGGACCAGGTGATCTCCGAAGCGGAGAAACGCGCGCCTGGCACCCCCATCGTCTGCGCCTCCGGCCTGAGCCCGTCCGGGCCAGTCCACCTGGGCAACCTGCGCGAGATCATGACGCCCCACCTCGTCGCCGACGAGATCAGGCGGCGTGGGGTCGCGTGCACGCACCTGCTGTCCTGGGATGACTACGACCGGTTCCGCAGGGTGCCCGCGGGCATCGACCCGTCGTGGGCCGAGCACATCGGCAAGCCGCTGACGTCGGTGCCCGCCCCGCCGGGCAGCGCACACGCCAACTGGGCCGAGCACTTCAAGGCACCCATGATCGAGGCCATGGCCGAGCTGGGCGTGCAGTGCCGGACGATCAGCC includes:
- a CDS encoding sugar phosphate isomerase/epimerase family protein, encoding MSKPVSVQLYTVREAMAADRDAVLRRIAELGYQAVEPYDPTADPKGFRQMADDLGLSVSSTHAYALLSQEPAKVFDAIATVGTDLVILPGGIAEEEFTTRDGLQRTADLLNGLAEQAAGHGMRMGYHNHWWEIEPQVEGRHAIEVLADLLAPEVFLEIDTYWAAVGGADVPALLGRLAERTLALHVKDGPVVKGEPHVAVGQGVMPVPGILAAAPAAWRIVELDECATDIFAALADSHAYLTSLEGS
- the xylA gene encoding xylose isomerase; the protein is MTAFTPTPDDRFSFGLWTVGWQARDPFGDASRPALDPVETVHRLAELGAYGVSFHDDDLLAVEPDRDKAIAAFRKALDETGMKVPAATTNLFTHPVFKDGAFTSNDRDVRRYALRKVMRNLDLAASLGAKTYVCWGGREGAESDAAKDVKAAMDRYKEGLDLICQYVIDKGYDIRFAIEPKPNEPRGDILLPTIGHALALINELEHPEMVGVNPEVGHEQMAGLNFVHGIAQALWRGKLFHIDLNGQHGPKYDQDLIFGHGDLKSAFFLVDLLESHGYDGPLVFDYKPLRTDDPEDVWVSAAANMRTYLILKDKAAKFRQDPEVQEAIRASRVDELAQPTLAAGETWQDLAKDDFDVEAAALRGFHFTRLNQLALEHLMGVRG
- a CDS encoding hemerythrin domain-containing protein; translated protein: MAPNLLGIRLAHRAMRHDARRLARLMDRLATGDEPADAARLTAIATFATKLCDGIHHHHQAEDAVLWPVIVRSAGAEVDLSELSDDHAQLERLLEEISWFATRLGKDPVAAKRMAVALGTLADLLDEHIEQEERLLFPIIAKYVSGPDWNTVENAVSKDGDLGFELPRIGQYARPDELAELRRVAGPVLALLLALLNRGHRRRQKLIFGAV
- a CDS encoding winged helix-turn-helix transcriptional regulator; the protein is MATSARSGPYFCGIDAAMDVVAGKWKSLILWELHNYGTRRFAELRRGLPGVSEKMLIQHLREMEEDGLVHREVYREVPPKVEYSLTEQGVSLNAALAPLGEWGAERMRRIGADRVAH
- a CDS encoding Gfo/Idh/MocA family protein, which translates into the protein MSHGPVGVALVGAGNISGQYLRNLTAFPDVRVLGVGDLDAERAAEVAREYDVPVSGHLGTVLAVPEVEIVVNLTIPSAHAAVALESLRAGKHVYGEKPFAMNTDDGTKIMTEAANLGLRVGGAPDTFLGAGLQSTVHALRSGVIGEPVAVTAATQSLGPESWHPNPEFFYQPGGGPLFDLGPYYLTALVSLLGPVARVAADSRRARDQRVVGSGPKAGKIFPVDVPTHVNALLDFPGTATAAATFSFDSAVNRRMIEIIGTEGALSLPDPNTFEGPLLARGLHDTDWRELPLSGTTAGRGIGVLDMARSIRAGTAHRASGELAYHVLELMVAIADSGERSEFRPIASSLTAPEPLPAAWDPYARTLP
- a CDS encoding ROK family transcriptional regulator — protein: MRARNLAVVLGAIHGTGPHTRAALAEMTGLTKTTVSSLVADLLEAGVVTESGAVRGGERGRPGVAVSLSGHRVATLGLEINIDYLAACVVDLTRTVRLRRTQPADNRNSNPAEILERLRDLVKETTVEAESAGLRVIGAALAVPGTVEGGVLRHAPHLGWRDVRVDDLTIDNEANLAALGELWFGSRATDFLYVSGEIGIGAGLVVGDTVFRGTFGQAGELGHVVVVPDGPACRCGGRGCLEVYAGQDALLGPLDSVAALVARLESGDRRALESCEHAGHALGVALTSAVHLLDPGRIVLGGIFAPLFPWLEGPVADGLGTRLGHMRGTPPPLVVSGIGADAAVLGAAGLVIQRVLADPAEVLGL
- a CDS encoding NAD(P)-dependent oxidoreductase; the protein is MTTNDSVQVSVLGLGAMGGALAGALVKAGYATTVWNRSAGKADDLVAQGAKAAATAGDAVRASRLVIACLLDHASVHEVLDPLSDDLAGRTLINVTTTSPAQSRELAAWAAAAGVAYLDGGIMAVPHMIGQAGSSILYSGSADVFQQYKPLLDLWGTSTYFGEDAGLASLYDLALLAGMYVMFAGFMHGAAMVAPAGVTAGEFAGMAAPWLTAMTGGFQGFAAVIDGGDYTVEGLQSLEFSDLGHILAASSDQGISTEVVAMVQRLIQRQIDAGHGREGFARIFESIKQPV
- a CDS encoding GNAT family N-acetyltransferase; its protein translation is MLVIEERTADDGELATLLDAAFAELVARYGPDGRSQVKEGARYLVASVAGQAVACGAVQPVDAVTGELKRMYVVPGHRGRGIATSLLSALEDLARELGYRRLRLATGVRQPEAIALYERCAYTLTEPYGKYVDAPLTRCYQKALARA